A part of Cannabis sativa cultivar Pink pepper isolate KNU-18-1 chromosome 6, ASM2916894v1, whole genome shotgun sequence genomic DNA contains:
- the LOC115724585 gene encoding EIN3-binding F-box protein 1, producing the protein MPTLVNYSGDDEFYSGSSCYPNQGLFGSYVDVYCPPSKRARISAPFSFEGSFLEQVSKPSIEVLPDECLFEILRRLQGGKERSSCACVSRKWLSMLTSIRRIEMPSKLENEVVSSSDIDMISSDEDQELKSDGYLTRCVVGKKATDTRLAAISVGTSSRGGLGKLSIRGSNTVRGVTDVGLSAIARGCPSLKSLSLWNVPCVGDAGLYEIAKGCPMLEKLDLCQCPSISSRGLMAIAENCPNLTALNIESCSKIGNDGLQAVGRFCSKLQSVSIRDCPLVGDHGVSSLLSSASLVLSKVKLQALNITDFSIAVIGHYGKAITNLSLIGLQNVSEKGFSVIKNAQGLQKLVSLAITSCRGITDTSLEAMGKGCVNLKQMCLRKCCFVSDNGLVAFAKAATSLESLQLEECNRVTQAGIVGALSNCGTKLKSLALVKCMGIKDITSEVSMPSPCRSLRSLSIRNCPGFGSVSLAMVGSLCPQLQDIDLSGLYGITDAGILPLLENCEEGLVKVNLSDCFNLTDEVVIALAKFHGGTVESLNLDGCRKITDASLAAIAEDCLLLRDLDLSKCAITDSGISALSNANQINLQVLSLSGCSDVTNKSAFFLKKLGETLVGLNLQHCNSISSRTVELLVESLWRCDILA; encoded by the exons ATGCCTACCCTTGTTAATTACAGTG GTGATGATGAATTTTACTCTGGGAGCTCTTGTTACCCAAACCAGGGGCTGTTTGGTTCCTATGTTGATGTGTATTGTCCCCCTAGCAAGAGAGCACGGATCAGTGCCCCATTTTCCTTCGAAgggagcttcttggagcaggttTCAAAGCCCTCCATTGAAGTACTCCCCGATGAGTGCCTTTTTGAGATCCTAAGGCGCCTGCAAGGCGGTAAAGAGAGGAGTTCCTGTGCTTGTGTTTCAAGGAAATGGCTTTCAATGTTGACCAGTATCCGCAGAATTGAGATGCCATCAAAGTTAGAGAATGAAGTGGTTTCCTCTAGTGACATTGATATGATCAGTTCTGATGAAGATCAAGAGCTTAAAAGTGATGGATATCTTACAAGGTGTGTGGTGGGAAAGAAAGCAACTGATACTCGACTAGCTGCCATTTCAGTTGGAACTAGTAGCCGTGGGGGTCTTGGAAAGCTTTCAATCCGAGGAAGCAACACTGTTCGTGGTGTTACAGATGTTGGATTGTCTGCTATTGCTCGTGGTTGTCCATCATTGAAGTCCCTTTCTTTGTGGAATGTTCCCTGTGTTGGAGATGCGGGTCTATACGAGATAGCTAAAGGATGCCCTATGTTAGAGAAGCTTGACCTTTGCCAGTGTCCTTCAATTTCCAGCAGGGGTTTGATGGCAATTGCTGAGAATTGCCCTAATTTGACAGCTTTGAATATTGAATCGTGCTCTAAGATTGGTAACGATGGATTGCAAGCTGTTGGAAGGTTTTGCTCCAAGCTGCAGTCTGTGTCTATCAGAGACTGTCCTCTTGTTGGGGATCATGGAGTGTCAAGTCTGTTATCATCAGCTTCTTTAGTACTATCAAAGGTAAAGCTTCAGGCTTTGAATATCACAGACTTCTCAATTGCAGTGATAGGACATTATGGCAAGGCTATTACCAATCTTAGTCTCATTGGTCTCCAAAATGTAAGTGAGAAAGGATTTTCGGTCATAAAAAATGCTCAAGGTCTTCAGAAGTTGGTGTCACTAGCAATTACTTCTTGCCGGGGAATAACCGATACCAGCCTCGAGGCTATGGGCAAGGGTTGTGTGAATCTTAAGCAGATGTGCCTCCGTAAGTGTTGCTTTGTCTCTGATAATGGCCTGGTAGCTTTTGCCAAAGCGGCTACATCACTGGAGAGCCTGCAATTGGAGGAGTGTAATAGAGTTACTCAGGCAGGGATTGTTGGTGCTCTCTCAAACTGTGGAACAAAGTTGAAGTCCCTTGCCCTAGTGAAGTGCATGGGGATCAAGGATATCACTTCTGAAGTATCCATGCCCTCTCCTTGCAGATCTCTTCGATCTCTATCCATCCGAAACTGCCCTGGTTTTGGTAGTGTTAGCCTGGCAATGGTGGGGAGTTTGTGCCCTCAACTTCAGGATATAGATCTGAGCGGGCTTTATGGAATAACAGATGCTGGGATTCTTCCACTTCTTGAGAACTGTGAGGAAGGACTTGTGAAAGTGAATCTAAGCGATTGCTTCAATTTGACAGATGAGGTAGTCATTGCTTTGGCTAAGTTTCACGGAGGAACAGTAGAGTCGTTGAATCTTGACGGATGCAGGAAGATCACCGATGCAAGTTTGGCAGCAATTGCCGAGGATTGCTTGTTACTCAGAGACCTAGACCTTTCTAAATGCGCAATCACAGATTCTGGCATTTCAGCCCTTTCTAATGCAAACCAGATCAATTTGCAAGTGCTCTCTCTTTCTGGCTGCTCTGATGTGACGAACAAGAGCGCATTTTTCCTTAAGAAATTGGGTGAGACTCTAGTTGGGTTGAATCTCCAACATTGCAATTCAATCAGCAGCAGAACAGTTGAGCTGCTTGTGGAGAGCTTGTGGAGATGTGATATCTTGGCCTAA